Genomic DNA from Methanocalculus natronophilus:
AATAATGATGATATCAGCTTCCTCAGGGCTCGCTGCAATACGGCCCTTGAAGAGATCCGGAATGGAGTTCAGATCCCCAACAGGGTAGACACTGCCTGCATCATACATCCGGAGGAGAAGTTCCCGGCACTCTTCATGGCTGGAGGGCGAACATGCATGCAGCTTCCGTGACATACAGGCAAAGCCTGTCAGGACATTCATGATGGCGCAGGCAGCAGCCCGGGTCTTTGGTTTCTTTAGTGCAGCCTCATACAGAAAAGAAATCTTCGTCTTCCCCTCAAACGGGGTCGTCGTCACCATCTCTGCGGTTCTTCCGCCATACACCGCTTCAAGGCAGACACCTTTTGGGTACTGGCAGGTTGGAACATCAGTATTAATCCAGAGTGAGACGATGCCATCATCGCACCCGCTTCCCTCAAGTTGTTCTTTCAGCTTTTTTACCGCTCTCCTGATAAGTGTCATGGTATCACGCATTCCAAATCCTGAAAAATAACCCTGGCCGGTGAGCCATCAATTCCCCTGAATGGCAGAGGCAGGGCGATCATCATATACATTCCTTCCGGAATCCCCTCAAGCTGCAGGAGTTCGATGATAAGAACACCTGCTGCGAGGAGTATCCTGTGAACCTCACCATCACCATCAGGCGCTTCTATGGAGGGAGCATCGGTTCCAACTGCCACAACCCCAAGCTCAACGAGCGTGCGGGCGTCATCAGGTGTCAGGTACCCGTATTCATCGGGGCGGTCAAAAGACCATCCCGAGTGGATAACAAGCCTGTATACACCAGGGGGAAGCTCCCCTCCGATACCAGCCTGAATCCTGCCGGGTGGCACCTGCTTCAGGAGACATGAGCCGATGCAGGCGTCTGGCGGAATCTGCTCAATCGACGCCCCACCGGGGAGATAGTGGCGTGGTGCATCGATATGGGTGCCGGTATGGCTTCCCATCCTGATTTCTGAGACAGAAACACCATCCTTCTCCTCCATGGAGAAGGCAACCACGGGATCCCCCGGATAGCGGTAGAGTTCCTCTGAGATGATCCGGGTTGCATCATACAGCCTCATCTCTCACTCCACCCGTACCTGCCGATCAGCGGGACGAACCGGACCGGCTCAAATGATTCACGGAGATAATTCTCACCCTGCCGTCTGATACGGACGAGATACTGGATATCAGCATCACCAACAGGCGCAACAAGCCGTCCGCCCTCTGCCATCTGTGAGAGAAGGGGGGATGGAACCTCCGGGGTTGCAGCAGTGAGCAGGATGGCATTGTAGGGAGCACCGTCTGGAAACCCTGTTGTTCCGTCACCGATAATGACGCGGACACCGCTGATTCCAGCCTTCCTGAGGTTTTCCTCTGCGTTCTGTGCCACCGCCCCGATCCGCTCAATTGAGATGACTGCGCCTGCAAGTTTGGCAAGCAGCGCCGCCTGGTATCCACTACCGCACCCGATCTCAAGAACCAAATCATCTGGTTCCAGCTCCAGAAGTTCGGTCATCCGGGCAACGATATATGGCTGGGAGATCGTCTGGCCGTGGCCGATTGGGAGAGGACGGTCAAGATCCGCATCCTCTTCCATGCCGGAGGGGACAAAGAGATGGCGTTTTACCTCTTCCATGCATGAGAGAACCCGTTCGTCCTGTATCCCGCGACGCCTGATCTGGGTATCGACCATCGCCTTTCGCCGGAGTCCAAACGGGTCACTCATCATCAGAATCCTTTTTCAGCCGCATCAATGGCGGCGTCTATCTGTTTCTGGAGGGTTTCGGGGAGACCGCTGATACGGACATCCAAAAAGCCCCTGATAATGGTCGCAGTCGCCTCGTCCTCGGAGAGGCCACGTGCCATCAGGTACTCTATCTCATCACGTGCTATCTTGCCAACAGCTGCCTCATGCGAGAGCTCGCAGTCCACGACGCGGCCTTCGATCTCGGGGATTGCGTGTATCGTTCCATCTTTCAGGATTAAGGCGCGGCACTCGATATGGCCCTTTGTATCCTTCACTGATCCAAGGATGTGGCCGCGGGATATGATTGTTCCGCCGGTTGTGATCGCACGGGTGATCAGTTCAGCTGTCGCCCCTTTTGCAGAGAGGATGGCGCGGGAACCGGTGTCCAGGTACGAACCAGGGGTTGCCAGCATGATGCTGGAGAACCGGGCAACAGCACCTTCTCCCCGGAGTTCTGCTGTCGGATACATCTGGACCTTCTTTGCAGGCACCATGCAGACATAATTTGAGAGGAAGACGCCACGCTCTTCAACAATTGTCACACTGCGGGGGTAGACCTCGATCGATTCTCCCCAGGTATGGATCATGGTTGAGGTGACTTTGGCATCTTTTCCGACATAGATCTCGGTGACACCGTAGTGTGCCCCCTTCATCGTCTTCATCGAGCTTGCACACCCGGCAATCAGGTGAAGCTCAGCACCCTCCTCCGCAATGATGATGTTATGGACATACTGGATGTCATCCTTTGCAAGGAAGAGGCATGTCTGGAGCGGGTAGACTGTCTGGCTGCCTTTTCGCGCAATCAGGACATAGCCTTTCGGCTCCCGTGCAGCAATATACTGTGTGATCTCATCTTTGTCACGCGGTACAGCCTTCCAGTAATAGTCCTCAAGCCACGCATACTTCTCAAGCGCTTCAGCAATCGGCAGAATCTCGATCCCTTTCGTGCCGGTTGATGCATGATGGATATGCCCGTCCACCTGGAGAAAACTCCCGGATCGGCCTTCCAGCGATTCTGTCTGAAGACCTGTTAGCTCGATCCGTTTCAGATCGTCGCTTTCGAGATCAGAATACCCCTTCATAGTCTCTGGCATTCGATACACTCCTTATATCCTTTGCTCTGGATCATCTTGAGAATCTCCCGCGGGTTTCCATGGCATTTGAAGGTTCCGTCACACATCACATGCCCGATATCAGCGTCAATATAATCCAGAATATAGCCTGTATGGGTGATGATCAGCCCGCTCTTCTTCCTCTTGATGATATGCCTGTCCTTCTCGACAAGACCGGCGACGGTATCGCCAAGCAGGGCCATATTCTCAAGATCAACACCACTCTCGGGCTCGTCAAGCATCACGAAATCCGGCTGCTGTATCATCAGCTGCAACACCTCGCTCCGCTTGATCTCGCCTCCTGAGAATCCCTTGTTGATGTCACGTTCAAGGAACGTATCCATGTTCATTCTGCGGGCATACGTATCGACACGGTCAGCATCGCCTTTTGAAGTGACAGAAAGCAGTTTTCCAAGCTTCAGTCCCGAGATGGTTGGCGGCCTCTGGAAGAGCAGGCCGATGCCAAGTTTCGCACGTTCGTGGATTGGTATTCTGGTAATATCCTGCTCTTTAAAAAATATCGAGCCTTCGGTTACCTTTGATGTACCAAAACCCATGATCGCCCTGAGGAGTGTCGTCTTCCCCGACCCGTTTGGCCCCATCAGGACATGTGTTTCACCCTCCCTGATGGTGAGGTTGATATCGTGAAGCACTTCCCTGCCTTCGACCTCAACATGAAGGTCCTCAATCTCCAGCATAGAAAATCATGTAGTAATCAGCCCTGAGGATGTAAAAAGGCTTGTTTAGGAGAAGCGATCGACCCTGTATACTGCGCTCAGGAATATCCTTAAAAACAACTCCATTTGGAGAACAAGAGAAGATATGAGGGGAAAGGTGATTTTTGTACCGGGCTTCACTTTCGCCCCCCGCCCGAAAGGGTATTCATACGTCTTTTCCAGATGATGTATTATGGCATCCAGAACATTTTGCTACCTCGCAGAGAGAGCCAGAGAGCATGCAGCAGCACTCCAGGAGACCTCCGGGAGATATGAACTGAGAGAACACCGGGGTAAATCCGGATCATCTGTACGCGACCAGGGCCGCGGTATAATCATCGCCTGAAAACGCAAGATGGCGGGTGGAGCCGCATCTTCCCCATATGCAGTCTTCCTCCTCCCGGCAGAACTCACCTGCCAGGCGCCATTACCCTGTTCTGCAGAGATTCTCCTCTGCACAGGCAACCATACGCGGATAATAGGTGTGGACATACTCCTTTACCATCCTGCGTGCCGAGAAGAGCGGTGGAATACTCTTCATCGACTCTTTCATCATAGCGATCCACCCATGCGGGATCCCATTCATTGCCCGGTTATAGTAGAGCGGGGCAATCTCATCTTCCAGAAGGCGGTAGAGGGCCTGGGCATCATCCGCTGTCCGGTCGCCACGTCGTCCGCCGCCTCCAAACGCCCAGCCATTCCTCCCATTATAGCCCTCACACCACCAGCCATCAAGGATGCTGCAGTTTATGACGCCGTTCATAGCCGCCTTCATCCCACTCGTGCCAGAGGCTTCAAGCGGAGGGAGAGGCGTATTGAGCCAGAGATCAACGCCATGCACCATGTACTGGGCGATCTGTTCTCCGTAATTCTCAATAACAGCAATCCTGCCTGCCATCTCCGGCCGCATTGCAAGCTGATAGATCCGCTGCAGAATCTTCTTTCCCTCTGTATCATCCGGATGCGCCTTCCCGGCAAAGATGATCTGGACGGGATGCCATGTATTATTCAGGATCTCTGCAAGCCTCTCGACATCATAGAGGAGGAGATCCGCGCGCTTATATGAAGAAAAACGCCTGGCAAACCCGATTGTGAGAACACTCGGGTTCAGCAGTGTTCCTTCAGCCACCAGGTTCTCAGGCTTTTCAAGCCCTTCAGCCCACTTTCTCCGTTTATACTCCCGTATCCTGTTGAAAAGCTTCATTTTCAGCCAGGTATGCTGCTTCCAGAGAACCTCATCCGGGATATCATCAACAACAGCCCATATCTCCGTATTATCATGTTTCTGCTGCCAGTGAGGGCATATACGGGCGAAATACGCATTCAGGAGCATCTCCATCCTGGGATTCAGCCAGGTCGGGAGATGCACCCCGTTTGTTATTGCATCTATTGGGATCTCGTCTTCCTGAAGTCCGGGCCAGCACCCGCTCCACATCCCCCGTGTCACCTCGGCATGCTTCTTTGAGACTGCATTATGATAATGTGAAAGACGGAGCGCTAAAGCTGTCATATTAAACCCGTTACCCGGATTATCCGGAGAACTGCCAAGGGCGAGAAAATCCTCACGTGTCATACCGAGTTTCGCGATGTAATGGCCAAGATGCTGTTCAACCAGGTCCGGGTCATAGATATCGTGACCTGCAGGAACCGGGGTATGCGTGGTGAAGACCGTCAGGCCGCGGATCTTTTCGAGGGCCTCACCGACTGGTATGCCTTCTTCCTCCACGTACTCCCGTGCAAGTTCGAGGAGTGCAAATGCAGAATGGCCTTCATTCAAATGAATGCCCGAGAAACGCACACCCAGTTGTTTTAGTATGTGACGGCCGCCGATCCCAAGAACGATCTGCTGGAGGAGCCGCATCTTTCGGTTCCCGGTATAGAGATGGGAAGAGATGCCGCGGATATAGGGATCGTTCTCAGGAATATCAGTATCAAGCAGATAGAGTGGAACCCTTCCGACATCGACTCTCCAGACAGCCACTGAGACAGGCGGATCGATATCAGGGACCCCTATGACAAGATCCCTCCCCGACTCGTCACGCAGCCGCGTGATCGGGGCACAGTCACGGTTTACGGTGAGCGTTATCTCCTCCTGCCATCCGTCTGCGCGAATATGCTGGTGGAGGTACCCCCGTGAGTACATAAAACCGATGCCGACAAGCGGGACATTCATATCAGAACATTCCTTCAGGTGATCACCTGCCAGGAAACCGAGGCCGCCTGCATAGAAGGGGAGTGAATGGTGCAGCCCGTACTCGGCTGAAAAATATGCAATGGTAAACGGTTTTTTATCATAGTGTTCACCAAACCACCCTCTCTTCTGCTTCATATAGGACCGGAGCCGTTTCAGTACCACATCATAGTCCCTGAGGTAGGCGGGATTTTCACTCGCAGCCTCGAGGTAGCGGTACGGTATCTCCCGAAGCATCCGGACAGGATTATGGTTGCTCTCCCGCCATGCCTCCTGGTTGATCTGTTTAAAGAGCATCCGTGCCTCGGGATGCCAGCTCCACCAGAGATTATAGGCAAGTTCCTCAAGTCCGACAAGCCGTTTGGGCAGTCTCATATGATTATCCCGAACGTGATCCCCGCTGGTCATCGATGACCTATTGAACCATACTGATACTTAAGGAACGCGTATCAGGGGAATCATCGTGCCCGGCCATATGTTTCAGTAGCCTGGCAAAGTGAGCTTGTGATCCCGATTGTGCACCACCCTGCGGGAAGGCGCCATCTCCAGTTCCCTGCCTCTGTCCCGGGCCTGTTCATGCGTGCTTCTG
This window encodes:
- a CDS encoding cyclase family protein; protein product: MRLYDATRIISEELYRYPGDPVVAFSMEEKDGVSVSEIRMGSHTGTHIDAPRHYLPGGASIEQIPPDACIGSCLLKQVPPGRIQAGIGGELPPGVYRLVIHSGWSFDRPDEYGYLTPDDARTLVELGVVAVGTDAPSIEAPDGDGEVHRILLAAGVLIIELLQLEGIPEGMYMMIALPLPFRGIDGSPARVIFQDLECVIP
- a CDS encoding protein-L-isoaspartate(D-aspartate) O-methyltransferase; this encodes MMSDPFGLRRKAMVDTQIRRRGIQDERVLSCMEEVKRHLFVPSGMEEDADLDRPLPIGHGQTISQPYIVARMTELLELEPDDLVLEIGCGSGYQAALLAKLAGAVISIERIGAVAQNAEENLRKAGISGVRVIIGDGTTGFPDGAPYNAILLTAATPEVPSPLLSQMAEGGRLVAPVGDADIQYLVRIRRQGENYLRESFEPVRFVPLIGRYGWSER
- a CDS encoding SufB/SufD family protein, which codes for MPETMKGYSDLESDDLKRIELTGLQTESLEGRSGSFLQVDGHIHHASTGTKGIEILPIAEALEKYAWLEDYYWKAVPRDKDEITQYIAAREPKGYVLIARKGSQTVYPLQTCLFLAKDDIQYVHNIIIAEEGAELHLIAGCASSMKTMKGAHYGVTEIYVGKDAKVTSTMIHTWGESIEVYPRSVTIVEERGVFLSNYVCMVPAKKVQMYPTAELRGEGAVARFSSIMLATPGSYLDTGSRAILSAKGATAELITRAITTGGTIISRGHILGSVKDTKGHIECRALILKDGTIHAIPEIEGRVVDCELSHEAAVGKIARDEIEYLMARGLSEDEATATIIRGFLDVRISGLPETLQKQIDAAIDAAEKGF
- a CDS encoding ABC transporter ATP-binding protein, with amino-acid sequence MLEIEDLHVEVEGREVLHDINLTIREGETHVLMGPNGSGKTTLLRAIMGFGTSKVTEGSIFFKEQDITRIPIHERAKLGIGLLFQRPPTISGLKLGKLLSVTSKGDADRVDTYARRMNMDTFLERDINKGFSGGEIKRSEVLQLMIQQPDFVMLDEPESGVDLENMALLGDTVAGLVEKDRHIIKRKKSGLIITHTGYILDYIDADIGHVMCDGTFKCHGNPREILKMIQSKGYKECIECQRL
- the glgP gene encoding alpha-glucan family phosphorylase, producing MRLPKRLVGLEELAYNLWWSWHPEARMLFKQINQEAWRESNHNPVRMLREIPYRYLEAASENPAYLRDYDVVLKRLRSYMKQKRGWFGEHYDKKPFTIAYFSAEYGLHHSLPFYAGGLGFLAGDHLKECSDMNVPLVGIGFMYSRGYLHQHIRADGWQEEITLTVNRDCAPITRLRDESGRDLVIGVPDIDPPVSVAVWRVDVGRVPLYLLDTDIPENDPYIRGISSHLYTGNRKMRLLQQIVLGIGGRHILKQLGVRFSGIHLNEGHSAFALLELAREYVEEEGIPVGEALEKIRGLTVFTTHTPVPAGHDIYDPDLVEQHLGHYIAKLGMTREDFLALGSSPDNPGNGFNMTALALRLSHYHNAVSKKHAEVTRGMWSGCWPGLQEDEIPIDAITNGVHLPTWLNPRMEMLLNAYFARICPHWQQKHDNTEIWAVVDDIPDEVLWKQHTWLKMKLFNRIREYKRRKWAEGLEKPENLVAEGTLLNPSVLTIGFARRFSSYKRADLLLYDVERLAEILNNTWHPVQIIFAGKAHPDDTEGKKILQRIYQLAMRPEMAGRIAVIENYGEQIAQYMVHGVDLWLNTPLPPLEASGTSGMKAAMNGVINCSILDGWWCEGYNGRNGWAFGGGGRRGDRTADDAQALYRLLEDEIAPLYYNRAMNGIPHGWIAMMKESMKSIPPLFSARRMVKEYVHTYYPRMVACAEENLCRTG